The following proteins are co-located in the Bordetella bronchialis genome:
- a CDS encoding ABC transporter substrate-binding protein, producing the protein MMMTDRKFDRRTLLKAGVAALGSSLTGISWAQGSDDTLTLGVISQQTGTFAYAGDLVHKGAKLAIEERNGTVLGKKINLIVRDDEGKPAVGVRRLTEAIGTDKLRYFVGNFSSAVGLAELEVARQEKVLQYAAGGSEDFTGARCSPYTFQWSAHAYTALRATLEYVSKTMPDKKKIYTITADYAFGQSLLHYTQVAAKELGMELVGNDNHPSGERQFTQYFTKALSTRPDLICLLTAGADAVTAVRQFHSFGVKSVRLVGPWTLEVEQMRELSPAMRSGMILGLNYYQDIDTPINKAFVKRYLEAYKNVPSYAAAYGYDSVRTLLLAMDKAGSVDVETVIKTLEGLQFDSIYGPTHIDARTHQTIRPYYVVECKAPQAMKNEFDLATIVAQSDKQQPPELNECKRPA; encoded by the coding sequence ATGATGATGACTGACAGGAAGTTCGACCGCCGCACCCTGCTGAAGGCCGGCGTCGCCGCGCTGGGCTCGTCGCTTACCGGCATCTCGTGGGCACAGGGCTCGGACGACACGCTGACGCTGGGCGTGATCTCGCAACAGACCGGCACCTTCGCCTATGCCGGCGATCTGGTGCACAAGGGCGCCAAGCTGGCCATTGAGGAACGCAACGGCACCGTGCTTGGCAAAAAGATCAACCTGATCGTGCGCGACGACGAAGGCAAGCCGGCCGTGGGCGTGCGCCGCCTGACCGAGGCGATCGGCACGGACAAGCTGCGCTACTTCGTCGGCAACTTCTCCAGCGCCGTGGGCCTGGCCGAGCTGGAAGTCGCGCGCCAGGAAAAAGTGTTGCAATATGCCGCCGGCGGCTCCGAGGACTTCACCGGCGCGCGCTGCAGCCCTTACACGTTCCAGTGGTCGGCCCATGCCTACACCGCGCTGCGCGCCACGCTGGAATACGTCAGCAAGACCATGCCGGACAAGAAAAAGATCTACACGATCACCGCCGACTATGCCTTTGGGCAATCCCTGCTGCATTACACCCAGGTGGCCGCGAAGGAGCTCGGGATGGAGCTGGTCGGCAACGACAATCACCCCTCGGGCGAGCGGCAATTCACCCAGTACTTCACCAAGGCGCTGTCCACGCGGCCGGACCTGATCTGCCTGCTGACGGCCGGCGCCGATGCGGTGACCGCCGTGCGGCAATTCCACAGTTTCGGCGTGAAATCGGTGCGCCTGGTCGGCCCGTGGACGCTGGAGGTCGAGCAGATGCGCGAACTGTCGCCCGCCATGCGCAGCGGCATGATCCTGGGGCTGAACTACTACCAGGACATCGACACCCCGATCAACAAGGCATTCGTGAAGCGCTACCTGGAGGCCTATAAGAATGTCCCCTCGTACGCGGCGGCCTATGGCTACGACTCCGTGCGCACCTTGCTACTTGCCATGGACAAGGCCGGCTCCGTGGACGTCGAAACCGTGATCAAGACGCTCGAAGGCCTGCAATTCGACAGCATCTACGGGCCCACCCATATCGACGCCCGCACGCATCAGACCATACGCCCTTATTACGTCGTCGAATGCAAGGCACCCCAGGCCATGAAGAACGAGTTCGACCTGGCGACCATCGTCGCCCAGAGCGACAAGCAGCAACCGCCGGAGCTCAATGAATGCAAGCGGCCGGCATAA
- the hisD gene encoding histidinol dehydrogenase, which yields MIRYLKRGRTAEVKTDSDAKVRATVEAIIRDIETRGDDAVREYSRKFDNWDPADFRLSRDEIAQARRQLSQREIDDIAFAQAQIRNFARIQRASMQDVEVETHPGVVLGHKHIPVNAVGCYIPGGKYPMIASAHMSVLTAKVAGVPRVVSTAPPYQGRPHPAIVTAMDMAGADEILVLGGVQAVVAMAVGTASVPPVDMLVGPGNMFVAEAKRQLYGRVGIDLFAGPTETLVIADDSVDGELCAVDLLGQAEHGPTSPAILLTDSEALARATLTEIERQLQTLPTAAIARQSWNDCGEVIVCDSLDEMVRVADELAFEHVQVMTRDPDHFLRNMTNYGALFLGPRTNVSFGDKVIGTNHTLPTNRNARYTGGLWVGKFLKTCTYQRVLTDEASAAIGAYCSRLCHMENFAGHGEQANIRVRRYGNRPGLPWYQPVQGEA from the coding sequence ATGATCCGTTATCTGAAACGCGGCCGTACCGCGGAAGTCAAGACCGACAGCGACGCCAAGGTGCGCGCCACCGTGGAAGCCATCATCCGGGACATCGAAACACGCGGCGACGATGCGGTACGCGAGTACAGCCGCAAGTTCGACAACTGGGATCCTGCCGACTTCCGCCTCAGCCGGGACGAGATCGCGCAGGCGCGCCGCCAGCTGTCGCAGCGCGAGATCGACGATATCGCTTTCGCCCAGGCGCAGATCCGCAATTTCGCGCGCATCCAGCGTGCGTCCATGCAGGACGTCGAAGTCGAAACCCATCCCGGCGTCGTGCTGGGCCACAAGCACATCCCGGTCAATGCCGTGGGCTGCTACATCCCGGGCGGAAAATACCCCATGATCGCGTCCGCCCACATGAGCGTGCTCACCGCCAAGGTGGCGGGCGTGCCGCGCGTCGTATCGACCGCGCCTCCATACCAGGGCCGCCCCCATCCCGCCATCGTCACCGCGATGGACATGGCAGGCGCCGACGAGATCCTGGTGCTGGGCGGCGTGCAGGCCGTGGTCGCCATGGCGGTGGGAACCGCCAGCGTGCCGCCTGTCGATATGCTGGTGGGGCCCGGCAATATGTTCGTGGCGGAAGCCAAGCGCCAGCTGTATGGCCGCGTCGGCATCGACCTGTTCGCCGGTCCGACGGAAACCCTGGTCATCGCCGACGATAGCGTGGACGGGGAGTTGTGCGCCGTCGATCTGCTGGGCCAGGCCGAGCACGGTCCGACTTCTCCAGCGATCCTGCTGACCGACAGCGAAGCGCTGGCGCGCGCGACATTGACGGAAATCGAGCGGCAACTGCAAACGCTGCCCACCGCCGCCATCGCGCGGCAAAGCTGGAACGATTGCGGCGAGGTCATCGTCTGCGACAGCCTGGACGAGATGGTGCGTGTCGCCGACGAGCTGGCTTTCGAGCACGTGCAAGTAATGACGCGCGACCCGGACCATTTCCTGCGGAACATGACGAACTACGGCGCCCTGTTCCTGGGGCCGCGCACCAACGTCAGCTTCGGCGACAAGGTCATCGGGACCAACCACACGCTGCCCACCAATCGCAACGCGCGATATACCGGCGGCCTGTGGGTCGGCAAGTTCCTCAAGACCTGCACGTACCAGCGTGTGCTGACCGATGAAGCCAGCGCCGCCATCGGCGCCTATTGCTCGCGGCTGTGCCATATGGAGAACTTCGCCGGACATGGCGAACAGGCCAATATCCGCGTGCGCCGCTACGGTAATCGTCCCGGACTGCCGTGGTACCAGCCGGTGCAGGGGGAGGCATGA
- a CDS encoding aspartate aminotransferase family protein: MPNSEYVFKISDIDVLLKQPLGARPPLVDRAQGVYIYDTAGREYLDGSGGAMTVSIGHGVREVLDAMHAQAEKACFTYRTHFTNAAAETLARTLVDLAPAGISHAFFVNSGSEATELALRTARQYWRDRGRPGKAHVLGRAISYHGMTMGALSMSGHTARRADYGDLLHTFAVAPPPYPYRFPLSGRDAEGHGAMVWDRILREYGADKVAAVIVEPVVGAAGGALTPEIGYLRTLREICDRHEVLLISDEVITGMGRTGTWFGCDHDGIAPDMIATGKGMTSGYTPMGAVLFHQRIVETFAATGKTVPFGHTFSANPLSAATCLAVVDYMRKNDVLANVAARARQMEAGLRRLADRFPWIADIRGRGLMWGFEFVTDPVARTPPDPALNANTRFTAHCFDAGLIVYTAGIAPLNNATLLAPPLVITEAEMQDLLARLERGLTTFGAEMGYADHNAAH; this comes from the coding sequence ATGCCCAATTCTGAATACGTATTCAAAATTTCCGACATCGACGTGCTGCTGAAACAACCGCTGGGGGCGCGCCCGCCTCTCGTGGACCGGGCGCAAGGCGTCTACATCTACGACACCGCCGGGCGCGAGTACCTGGACGGCTCCGGCGGCGCGATGACGGTATCGATCGGCCATGGCGTGCGGGAGGTGCTGGACGCCATGCATGCCCAGGCCGAGAAAGCCTGCTTCACGTATCGCACCCACTTCACCAACGCGGCGGCCGAAACGCTGGCACGGACGCTGGTCGATCTGGCCCCCGCCGGCATCAGCCACGCGTTCTTCGTCAACAGCGGATCGGAAGCCACGGAACTGGCACTGCGTACGGCACGGCAGTACTGGCGCGACCGCGGCCGGCCCGGCAAGGCGCACGTCCTGGGACGCGCCATCAGCTACCACGGCATGACCATGGGCGCCCTGTCCATGTCCGGCCATACCGCGCGGCGCGCCGACTATGGCGATCTGCTGCACACCTTCGCGGTGGCGCCGCCGCCCTACCCCTACCGCTTCCCCCTGTCCGGCCGGGATGCCGAGGGCCACGGCGCCATGGTGTGGGACCGCATCCTGCGCGAATACGGCGCGGACAAGGTGGCCGCGGTCATCGTGGAGCCGGTCGTGGGCGCGGCGGGCGGAGCCCTGACGCCGGAGATCGGCTACCTGCGCACGCTGCGGGAAATCTGCGACCGCCATGAAGTGCTATTGATTTCCGATGAAGTAATCACCGGCATGGGCCGGACCGGCACGTGGTTCGGATGCGACCACGATGGCATCGCGCCGGACATGATCGCCACCGGCAAGGGCATGACCTCGGGCTATACGCCGATGGGCGCCGTGCTGTTCCACCAGCGCATCGTCGAAACCTTCGCCGCCACCGGCAAGACCGTCCCGTTCGGCCATACCTTCAGCGCCAACCCGCTGTCCGCCGCCACCTGCCTGGCGGTGGTCGACTACATGCGCAAGAACGACGTACTGGCCAATGTGGCGGCGCGCGCCAGGCAGATGGAAGCCGGGCTGCGCCGGCTGGCGGACCGCTTTCCATGGATCGCCGACATACGCGGCCGCGGTCTGATGTGGGGCTTCGAGTTCGTTACGGATCCCGTCGCCCGTACGCCGCCCGACCCGGCGCTCAACGCCAACACACGCTTCACCGCGCACTGCTTCGACGCGGGCCTGATCGTTTATACGGCGGGCATCGCGCCGCTGAACAACGCCACGCTGCTTGCCCCGCCGCTGGTCATTACCGAGGCGGAAATGCAGGACCTGCTGGCCCGGCTGGAGCGGGGGCTGACCACCTTCGGCGCCGAGATGGGATACGCAGACCACAACGCCGCGCACTGA
- a CDS encoding branched-chain amino acid ABC transporter permease yields the protein MISLLAAQLLNGLAIGMIYALTAFGLSIIKGLLNVPNFAHGAFYALGAYACYAALQAGLPFALALAIAFAVPAVVGVLVEKLGVARLMSGPYLYQLLFLFGTALVLEQLIIIIWGTMGLSAAAPEWLEGAYDLGFTYLPKYLAFNGVMAALTIAVVWLLIERTRLGSQIRAGIDKREMAQCLGIDVSRLITAGFALGAGLAGLSGGLVLPLLGANSTMGSEMLSIAFVVLVIGGLGSLYGALAAGILVGIIQSVSSVFVPAASTVLIYVAMVATLMIRPQGLFGER from the coding sequence ATGATTTCCTTGCTTGCCGCGCAGCTCCTGAACGGACTCGCGATCGGGATGATCTACGCGCTCACCGCGTTTGGACTCTCCATCATCAAGGGACTGCTGAACGTCCCCAACTTCGCCCATGGCGCCTTCTATGCGCTGGGCGCCTATGCCTGCTACGCCGCCCTGCAGGCCGGACTGCCTTTCGCGCTGGCGCTGGCGATTGCCTTCGCGGTGCCCGCCGTGGTGGGCGTGCTGGTGGAAAAGCTGGGCGTGGCGCGCCTGATGAGCGGCCCCTACCTGTACCAGCTACTCTTCCTGTTCGGCACGGCGCTGGTCCTGGAGCAATTGATCATCATTATCTGGGGCACCATGGGCCTGAGCGCGGCGGCCCCCGAATGGCTGGAGGGCGCTTACGACCTGGGCTTCACCTACCTTCCCAAATACCTGGCCTTCAACGGCGTGATGGCCGCCCTGACGATCGCGGTGGTGTGGCTGCTGATCGAGCGGACGCGGCTGGGGTCCCAGATCCGCGCGGGCATCGACAAGCGCGAGATGGCGCAGTGCCTGGGCATCGACGTATCCCGCCTGATCACGGCCGGGTTCGCGCTGGGTGCCGGCCTGGCCGGACTGTCGGGCGGCCTGGTGCTGCCCCTGCTGGGCGCCAATTCCACCATGGGTTCCGAAATGCTTTCGATCGCCTTCGTCGTCCTGGTGATCGGTGGACTGGGCTCGCTATACGGCGCGCTGGCCGCGGGCATCCTGGTCGGCATCATCCAGAGCGTGTCTTCGGTCTTCGTGCCCGCTGCCAGCACCGTCCTGATCTATGTGGCGATGGTGGCCACCTTGATGATCCGGCCGCAGGGCTTGTTCGGAGAACGCTGA
- a CDS encoding branched-chain amino acid ABC transporter permease → MKRIASTYAVSATAIAVAVAAPFCMPINIATEILIYGIFALATYLLVSVAGLYSFGQAAFFGVGGYVAGYVFINTDLPLLAGIVLAAAGSAAVALVVGMMSIKRTGIYFMMLTFAFNQMIYYLAYSWHSVTGGEDGMGGIRRPDLGIPGIGTLDLSDHRNFYIFAAVLFVAVFAALYQLMHSPLGLVLNAARQNPRRTASLGYSVYRAQLLAFIAAGAASGVAGALFAMLYRIMPIDAISWTNSGTAVFMVIIGGMSSIFGPIIGAALFIWLQGFFSLIWARWPLLFGAFIILVVLFLKGGAIELFERVRGLLTRRQQGSAP, encoded by the coding sequence ATGAAACGTATCGCCTCCACTTATGCCGTTTCGGCCACGGCCATCGCGGTGGCCGTGGCCGCGCCATTCTGCATGCCCATCAACATTGCCACGGAAATCCTGATCTACGGCATCTTCGCCCTGGCCACTTATCTGCTGGTGAGCGTGGCCGGCCTGTATTCCTTCGGCCAGGCCGCCTTCTTCGGCGTGGGCGGGTATGTGGCAGGGTATGTCTTCATCAACACCGACCTGCCGCTGCTGGCCGGCATCGTCCTGGCCGCGGCCGGCAGCGCCGCAGTGGCCCTGGTGGTCGGCATGATGAGCATCAAGCGGACCGGCATCTACTTCATGATGCTGACTTTCGCGTTCAACCAGATGATCTATTACCTGGCCTATAGCTGGCACAGCGTGACGGGGGGCGAAGACGGCATGGGCGGCATCCGCCGTCCCGACCTGGGTATCCCCGGCATCGGCACGCTGGACCTGTCCGACCACCGGAACTTCTACATCTTCGCGGCCGTGCTGTTCGTCGCCGTGTTCGCCGCGCTATACCAGCTGATGCACAGCCCGCTGGGATTGGTGCTGAATGCCGCGCGGCAGAACCCGCGGCGCACCGCCTCGCTGGGCTATTCGGTGTACCGCGCGCAACTCCTGGCCTTCATCGCGGCGGGCGCGGCCTCCGGCGTGGCCGGCGCCCTGTTCGCCATGCTTTACCGCATCATGCCCATCGATGCCATCTCGTGGACCAACTCGGGGACGGCCGTCTTCATGGTCATCATCGGCGGCATGTCGTCGATCTTCGGTCCCATCATCGGCGCGGCCTTGTTTATCTGGCTGCAGGGCTTCTTCAGCCTGATCTGGGCACGCTGGCCGCTGCTGTTCGGGGCATTCATCATCCTGGTCG